The Streptomyces sp. NBC_00670 genome window below encodes:
- a CDS encoding DUF6227 family protein, whose amino-acid sequence MSVPYETAAYEPFESPESPEEQLERLLGRALNSFELPDETIRLLDCALAHASSLHSAHHSAGLHRETHRHTWLLADGSALTLWELVHNTAPGGLLQHEVYVDEEELHTATARLPLPPDAPAFELSLPARPASVPEPRHSYVPDGSADHVRRLLRRAENSDSPDAELSALLLSSASAHQISQAFGRPGRTGRAGLSLSLYEHAFLLRDGREISLWEVEHTATPDGRHMCEVYASERAARAAMESRATAPGGRERPKRRRA is encoded by the coding sequence TTGAGCGTTCCGTACGAGACCGCAGCGTACGAGCCCTTCGAGTCGCCCGAGTCTCCGGAGGAGCAACTCGAGCGGCTGCTCGGCCGCGCCCTGAACTCCTTCGAGCTGCCCGACGAGACGATCCGGCTGCTCGACTGCGCGCTCGCGCACGCCAGTTCGCTGCACTCCGCGCACCACAGCGCCGGACTGCACCGGGAGACCCACCGGCACACCTGGCTGCTCGCCGACGGCTCCGCCCTCACGCTGTGGGAGCTGGTGCACAACACCGCCCCCGGCGGTCTCCTCCAGCACGAGGTGTACGTCGACGAGGAGGAGCTGCACACCGCCACCGCCCGGCTGCCGCTGCCCCCGGACGCCCCCGCGTTCGAGCTCTCCTTACCGGCGCGGCCGGCCTCCGTTCCCGAACCCCGGCACTCCTACGTGCCCGACGGCTCCGCCGACCACGTACGACGGCTGCTGCGCCGCGCGGAGAACTCCGACTCCCCGGACGCGGAGCTGTCCGCCCTGCTGCTCAGCTCCGCCTCCGCCCACCAGATCTCCCAGGCCTTCGGCCGGCCCGGCCGCACCGGGCGCGCGGGGCTGAGCCTCTCGCTGTACGAGCACGCGTTCCTGCTGCGGGACGGGCGGGAGATCTCCCTGTGGGAGGTCGAGCACACGGCGACGCCGGACGGGCGGCACATGTGCGAGGTGTACGCCAGCGAGCGGGCGGCCCGGGCGGCGATGGAGTCGCGGGCGACGGCGCCGGGCGGGCGGGAGCGGCCGAAGCGGCGGCGCGCTTGA
- a CDS encoding sigma-70 family RNA polymerase sigma factor, with protein MATRAVARRKSATGETADAAGSVRTHAGEIADRDLVGMYLDEIARTPLLDAAKEVELSQVIEAGVFARQILDGEEESRADASREELEALVAAGERAKDVFIRSNLRLVVAVARRYPRSGLPLLDLIQEGNAGLVRAVEKFDYRKGFKFSTYATWWIRQAITRSIADQSRTIRLPVHLVEELGRIRRVQREFNREHGRDPEPAEIAAELGSNPERVTDVLDWARDPVSLNMSVDDEGETQFGDLLEDTSAVSPEQSVLTLLRSEELDDLIGRLDQRTASIIKMRYGIDDGRERTLTEVGKEHGLTRERIRQIEKHALLELKKLARSTGFDAVA; from the coding sequence ATGGCAACCCGTGCCGTCGCCCGTCGTAAGTCCGCCACCGGCGAGACGGCCGACGCGGCAGGCAGTGTTCGCACCCACGCCGGCGAGATCGCCGACCGCGACCTGGTCGGCATGTACCTCGACGAGATCGCGCGCACACCGCTGCTCGACGCAGCAAAGGAAGTCGAGCTGTCCCAGGTCATCGAGGCGGGTGTGTTCGCGCGGCAGATCCTCGACGGCGAGGAGGAGTCCCGCGCGGACGCCTCCCGCGAGGAACTCGAGGCCCTGGTCGCCGCCGGCGAGCGTGCGAAGGACGTCTTCATCCGTTCCAACCTGCGGCTGGTCGTCGCCGTCGCCCGCCGCTACCCGCGCAGCGGACTCCCGCTGCTCGACCTCATCCAGGAGGGCAACGCCGGTCTGGTCCGCGCGGTGGAGAAGTTCGACTACCGCAAGGGCTTCAAGTTCTCGACGTACGCGACGTGGTGGATCCGCCAGGCGATCACCCGCTCGATAGCCGACCAGTCCCGCACCATCCGGCTCCCCGTCCACCTGGTGGAGGAGCTCGGCCGGATCCGCCGTGTGCAGCGCGAGTTCAACCGCGAGCACGGCCGGGACCCGGAGCCCGCGGAGATCGCCGCGGAGCTCGGCTCCAACCCCGAGCGCGTCACGGACGTACTGGACTGGGCCCGCGACCCGGTGTCGCTGAACATGTCGGTGGACGACGAGGGCGAGACCCAGTTCGGCGATCTGCTGGAGGACACCTCCGCGGTCTCCCCCGAGCAGTCGGTCCTGACCCTGCTGCGCAGCGAGGAGCTGGACGACCTGATCGGCCGGCTCGACCAGCGCACGGCGTCCATCATCAAGATGCGCTACGGCATCGACGACGGCCGGGAGCGTACGCTCACGGAGGTCGGCAAGGAGCACGGACTGACCCGCGAGCGCATCCGGCAGATCGAGAAGCACGCGCTGCTCGAACTGAAGAAGCTGGCCCGCAGCACCGGCTTCGACGCGGTGGCCTGA
- a CDS encoding P1 family peptidase, with product MDAETDALTDVPGMRVGHATRSGDGWLTGTTVVLAPEGGAVAAVDVRGGGPGTKETDALDPRNVVRTVDAVVLTGGSAYGLDSASGVMAWLEEHGRGVRVGPGPEHVVPVVPAACVFDLGRGGDFRARPDAAMGRAAVEAAAAGPAGAAVAQGCVGAGTGAVVGALKGGVGTASTVLGSGVTVGALVVANAAGSAMDPETGVLYGEFWQGRRVGYPATGVHEAARRRLAEAAARHTPPPLNTTLAVVATDAVLSKAQAQKVAGTAHDGIARAVRPVHLLNDGDTVFALATGARPLPAGDPLVLNEVLAAGADLVTRALVRVVRAATPYAGPGGDWPSYGELYGAP from the coding sequence ATGGATGCTGAGACCGATGCGCTGACGGACGTCCCGGGGATGCGGGTGGGGCATGCCACCCGGTCCGGGGACGGATGGCTGACCGGGACGACGGTCGTACTCGCTCCCGAGGGCGGGGCGGTGGCCGCCGTGGACGTGCGCGGCGGCGGGCCCGGGACGAAGGAGACCGACGCGCTGGACCCGCGCAACGTGGTGCGGACCGTGGACGCGGTGGTGCTGACCGGCGGCAGTGCCTACGGACTGGACTCCGCCTCCGGCGTGATGGCCTGGCTGGAGGAGCACGGGCGCGGGGTGCGGGTCGGGCCCGGTCCGGAGCATGTGGTGCCGGTGGTGCCGGCGGCGTGCGTGTTCGACCTGGGGCGGGGCGGCGACTTCCGGGCCCGTCCGGACGCGGCCATGGGCCGGGCGGCCGTGGAGGCGGCCGCCGCGGGTCCGGCCGGTGCGGCGGTGGCGCAGGGGTGCGTCGGGGCGGGCACGGGGGCGGTGGTCGGGGCGCTCAAGGGCGGGGTCGGCACGGCGAGCACGGTGCTCGGCTCGGGGGTCACCGTGGGCGCGCTGGTGGTGGCCAACGCGGCGGGGTCGGCGATGGATCCGGAAACGGGGGTGCTGTACGGGGAGTTCTGGCAGGGGCGGCGGGTCGGGTATCCGGCGACCGGTGTGCACGAGGCGGCGCGGCGGCGTCTGGCCGAGGCGGCGGCGCGGCACACGCCACCGCCGCTGAACACGACACTGGCGGTCGTCGCCACGGACGCGGTGCTGTCGAAGGCGCAGGCGCAGAAGGTGGCGGGCACGGCGCACGACGGGATCGCGCGGGCGGTGCGCCCGGTGCATCTGCTGAACGACGGCGACACGGTCTTCGCCCTCGCCACCGGTGCCCGGCCGCTTCCCGCCGGCGATCCCCTGGTGCTCAACGAGGTGCTCGCGGCGGGCGCGGACCTGGTGACCCGGGCGCTCGTACGGGTGGTGCGGGCGGCCACGCCGTACGCGGGGCCGGGCGGCGACTGGCCGTCGTACGGGGAGTTGTACGGCGCCCCCTGA
- a CDS encoding L,D-transpeptidase, which yields MTTPDMTARRVLGAAAALVVGALTLTACGGDASADNGKGGQKSDTKASAARITISAEDGSDHASINATGVKVSQGKLTEVKMTVAGSDKPVEGTVSADGATWKPKEQLERGTKYRISAMAKDSDGRPAAANSVFTTVSSAHSFIGTYTPDGGTTVGVGMPVSFNFDKVISDKKAVQSHITVTSSSGQKVAGHWFGSQRLDFRPEKYWDAGSKVTMKIDLDGVKGANDSYGVQKKTVTFTVGRSQVSTVDAATQTMTVVRDGKTVKTVPISAGSPDHTTYNGQMVISEKFQQTRMNGSTVGFGGEYDIPDVPHAMRLTSSGTFIHGNYWYNQGNPPFGREGTSHGCVGLADVRGAQGDTVAKWFYDSSLIGDVVVVKNSPDKVVSPDNGLNGWNMSWAEWTAGSAV from the coding sequence GTGACAACGCCGGACATGACAGCGCGGCGCGTACTCGGGGCCGCGGCCGCCCTCGTGGTCGGCGCCCTGACCCTCACCGCCTGCGGCGGGGACGCCAGCGCGGACAACGGCAAGGGCGGCCAGAAGTCCGACACCAAGGCCTCCGCCGCACGCATCACCATCTCCGCCGAGGACGGTTCGGACCACGCGTCCATCAACGCCACCGGTGTGAAGGTCAGCCAGGGCAAGCTGACCGAGGTGAAGATGACGGTGGCCGGTTCCGACAAGCCCGTCGAGGGCACCGTGTCGGCGGACGGGGCGACCTGGAAGCCGAAGGAGCAGCTGGAGCGCGGCACGAAGTACCGCATATCGGCGATGGCCAAGGACTCCGACGGCCGTCCGGCCGCCGCCAACTCCGTTTTCACCACGGTCTCCTCCGCGCACAGCTTCATCGGCACCTACACCCCCGACGGCGGCACCACGGTCGGTGTGGGCATGCCGGTGTCGTTCAACTTCGACAAGGTGATCAGCGACAAGAAGGCCGTGCAGTCGCACATCACCGTCACCTCCAGCAGCGGCCAGAAGGTCGCCGGGCACTGGTTCGGCAGCCAGCGGCTGGACTTCCGGCCCGAGAAGTACTGGGACGCCGGCTCCAAGGTCACGATGAAGATCGACCTGGACGGCGTGAAGGGCGCCAACGACAGCTACGGCGTGCAGAAGAAGACGGTCACCTTCACCGTCGGCCGCTCCCAGGTCTCCACGGTCGACGCGGCCACCCAGACGATGACGGTCGTCCGTGACGGGAAGACCGTCAAGACGGTGCCGATCTCCGCCGGCAGCCCGGACCACACCACGTACAACGGCCAGATGGTGATCTCCGAGAAGTTCCAGCAGACGCGGATGAACGGCTCGACGGTCGGCTTCGGCGGCGAGTACGACATCCCGGACGTCCCGCACGCGATGCGGCTGACCTCCTCGGGCACCTTCATCCACGGCAACTACTGGTACAACCAGGGCAATCCGCCCTTCGGCCGGGAGGGCACGAGCCACGGCTGCGTGGGCCTGGCGGACGTGCGGGGCGCGCAGGGCGACACGGTCGCCAAGTGGTTCTACGACAGCTCGCTCATCGGTGACGTCGTGGTCGTGAAGAACTCCCCCGACAAGGTCGTCTCGCCGGACAACGGCCTCAACGGCTGGAACATGTCCTGGGCCGAGTGGACCGCCGGAAGTGCGGTCTGA
- a CDS encoding DeoR/GlpR family DNA-binding transcription regulator, giving the protein MYAPERQQDILRLARDAGRVDVVSLADHFQVTAETIRRDLKTLDRAGLVRRVHGGAIPAGRLDFEPDLAERESTAADEKDRIAKAALAELPPDGTLILDAGTTVARLAAALPLDSELTVVTHSLPIAARLADHPGLQLHLVGGRVRHRTRAAVDAWALRAYTEIRADVLFLAANGFSAAHGLTTPDLAESAVKRAAVAAARRVVLLADSAKHGQEHFARFGGLDDVDLLITDSGLSPEDAAAIERAGTEVVRA; this is encoded by the coding sequence ATGTACGCACCGGAGCGCCAGCAGGACATCCTGCGCCTCGCCCGCGACGCCGGCCGCGTCGACGTCGTCTCCCTCGCCGACCACTTCCAGGTCACCGCGGAAACCATCCGCCGCGACCTCAAGACCCTCGACCGCGCCGGCCTCGTCCGGCGCGTCCACGGCGGCGCCATCCCCGCCGGCCGCCTCGACTTCGAACCCGACCTCGCCGAACGCGAATCCACCGCCGCCGACGAGAAGGACCGCATCGCCAAGGCCGCCCTCGCCGAACTCCCGCCCGACGGCACCCTCATCCTCGACGCCGGCACCACCGTCGCCCGCCTCGCCGCCGCCCTCCCGCTGGATTCCGAGCTCACCGTCGTCACCCACAGCCTCCCCATCGCCGCCCGCCTCGCCGACCACCCCGGCCTCCAGCTCCACCTCGTCGGGGGGCGCGTGAGGCACCGTACGCGCGCCGCCGTGGACGCCTGGGCGCTGCGCGCGTACACCGAGATCCGCGCCGACGTCCTCTTCCTCGCCGCCAACGGCTTCTCCGCCGCGCACGGCCTGACCACCCCCGACCTCGCCGAGTCCGCCGTCAAGCGCGCCGCCGTCGCCGCCGCCCGGCGCGTGGTGCTGCTCGCCGACTCCGCCAAGCACGGCCAGGAGCACTTCGCCCGCTTCGGCGGCCTGGACGACGTCGACCTGCTGATCACCGACAGCGGGCTGAGCCCGGAGGACGCCGCCGCGATCGAACGCGCCGGCACGGAAGTGGTACGCGCATGA
- a CDS encoding helix-turn-helix transcriptional regulator → MTTDTPARILTLLSLLQTPREWPGGELAERLGVSRRTVRRDVERLRELGYPVRASRGADGGYRLVAGTAMPPLVLDDEEAVAIAVGLRAGAGHAVEGVDEASVRALAKLEQVLPSRLRHRVAALQTATTPLTGGDGPRIAPETLTVIASAIAGRERLRFAYRAADGAESRRLTEPYRLVSTGRRWYLVAYDLGREDWRTFRVDRIAEPFATGARYAPRELPTGSAAEFLRQSMYARNEAYELEVRFAAGADVLADRLPHWWGTPEPADGGGCLIRAQVADSLEWLPMRLAALDVEFTVRQPAELAERVRRMGARLLRAAGGDGDGDARD, encoded by the coding sequence ATGACGACCGACACCCCCGCTCGGATTCTCACGTTGCTCTCCCTCCTCCAGACGCCACGCGAGTGGCCCGGTGGGGAGCTCGCCGAGCGGCTGGGGGTGTCGCGGCGGACCGTGCGGCGGGATGTCGAGCGGCTGCGGGAGCTGGGGTATCCCGTGCGGGCGAGCCGGGGGGCCGACGGCGGGTACCGGCTGGTGGCGGGGACCGCCATGCCGCCGCTGGTGCTCGACGACGAGGAGGCCGTCGCGATCGCCGTAGGCCTCCGCGCCGGGGCCGGACACGCGGTGGAGGGCGTGGACGAGGCGTCCGTACGGGCCCTCGCCAAGCTGGAACAGGTGCTGCCGAGCCGGCTGCGCCACCGGGTCGCCGCGCTGCAAACCGCCACCACCCCGCTGACCGGCGGCGACGGCCCCCGGATCGCCCCGGAGACGCTCACCGTGATCGCGTCGGCGATCGCCGGACGGGAGCGGCTGCGGTTCGCCTACCGCGCCGCCGACGGGGCCGAGTCACGGCGCCTGACCGAGCCGTACCGGCTGGTGTCGACCGGACGGCGCTGGTACCTCGTCGCGTACGACCTCGGCCGCGAGGACTGGCGCACCTTCCGCGTGGACCGGATCGCCGAGCCGTTCGCCACCGGCGCGCGGTACGCGCCCCGGGAGCTGCCGACGGGGAGCGCGGCGGAGTTCCTGCGGCAGTCGATGTACGCACGCAATGAGGCGTACGAGCTGGAGGTGCGTTTCGCCGCCGGGGCGGACGTGCTCGCGGACCGGCTGCCGCACTGGTGGGGCACCCCCGAGCCGGCCGACGGCGGCGGCTGTCTGATACGGGCGCAGGTGGCCGACTCGCTGGAGTGGCTGCCGATGCGGCTGGCCGCGCTCGACGTGGAGTTCACGGTGCGGCAGCCGGCCGAACTGGCCGAGCGCGTACGGAGGATGGGGGCCCGCCTGCTACGAGCGGCGGGTGGGGACGGAGACGGGGACGCGCGCGACTGA
- a CDS encoding PTS fructose transporter subunit IIABC has translation MSEMITADLVDLDLSADTKQAAARALAERMVARGRVTDLEGFLADVAAREAQMPTGLDGGIGIPHCRSAHVTEPTLAFGRSAAGIDFGAADGPADLIFLIAAPAGADDAHLIILSSLARQLMNDEFTSALRTVDEAGAAAALIRGEEAPGAEEEAGEASAEGEASGEASAGGEASGEGSDASDEGSDASNEGVARPFRIVAVTSCPTGIAHTYMAAESLENAGRAAGVEVVVETQGSAGFTRLDPAVIAAADGVVLAHDVPVREKERFAGKPTVDVGVKAGINRPAELIAEVREKAARGEVTTATAGTDGSPVDRAGESGEGYGTKLRTWLMSGVSYMVPFVAAGGLLIALGFAIGGYTVNKAPSVMDHFVWTEADSWGALLFQIGGVAFGFLVPVLAGYIAYGMADRPGLVPGFVGGAISLTINAGFLGGLAAGLLAGGVVMAIQRAPIPAALRGIMPVVVIPLVSSAVVGFLMFVVIGKPIASAQKGMTDWLNGLGGANAVLLGALLGLMMCFDLGGPVNKVAYAFATAGIAVADPSDSAMKIMAAVMAAGMVPPLAMALATTVRGRLFTRTERENGKAAWVLGISFISEGAIPFAAADPLRVIPSSMLGGAVTGALSMAFGATLRAPHGGIFVVPLIGNPFLYLVAIAAGVCVTAATVIVLKGLRKRDTRTTPDTPAATEATGTRTNSPIAA, from the coding sequence ATGAGCGAGATGATCACCGCGGACCTGGTCGATCTGGACCTGTCCGCCGACACCAAGCAAGCGGCGGCCCGCGCCCTCGCCGAACGGATGGTGGCCCGCGGCCGGGTGACCGACCTGGAGGGCTTCCTCGCCGACGTCGCCGCCCGCGAGGCACAGATGCCGACCGGCCTCGACGGCGGCATCGGCATCCCGCACTGCCGCAGCGCCCATGTCACCGAGCCGACGCTCGCCTTCGGGCGCAGCGCCGCCGGGATCGACTTCGGGGCGGCGGACGGTCCGGCCGACCTGATCTTCCTGATCGCCGCCCCGGCCGGCGCGGACGACGCGCACCTGATCATCCTGTCGTCGCTGGCCCGGCAGCTGATGAACGACGAGTTCACGTCCGCGCTGCGGACGGTGGACGAGGCGGGGGCGGCAGCCGCGCTCATCCGGGGCGAGGAGGCACCGGGGGCCGAGGAGGAAGCCGGTGAGGCGTCCGCCGAGGGTGAGGCGTCCGGCGAGGCGTCCGCCGGGGGTGAGGCGTCCGGCGAGGGAAGCGATGCCTCCGACGAGGGCAGCGACGCCTCCAACGAGGGCGTCGCCCGCCCGTTCCGTATCGTCGCCGTCACCTCCTGCCCCACCGGCATCGCCCACACCTACATGGCCGCCGAGTCCCTGGAGAACGCGGGTCGTGCGGCCGGTGTCGAGGTGGTCGTCGAGACGCAGGGCTCGGCCGGCTTCACCCGGCTCGACCCCGCCGTCATCGCCGCCGCCGACGGCGTGGTCCTCGCGCACGACGTGCCCGTACGGGAGAAGGAACGCTTCGCCGGGAAGCCGACCGTCGACGTCGGCGTGAAGGCGGGCATCAACCGCCCCGCCGAACTGATCGCCGAGGTCCGCGAGAAGGCCGCCCGCGGCGAGGTCACCACCGCGACCGCCGGCACCGACGGCAGCCCCGTCGACCGGGCCGGTGAGTCCGGCGAGGGCTACGGCACCAAGCTGCGCACCTGGCTGATGTCCGGCGTCAGCTACATGGTCCCCTTCGTCGCCGCGGGCGGTCTGCTCATCGCCCTCGGCTTCGCGATCGGCGGCTACACGGTCAACAAGGCACCCTCGGTGATGGACCACTTCGTGTGGACCGAGGCCGACAGCTGGGGCGCCCTGCTCTTCCAGATCGGCGGCGTCGCCTTCGGCTTCCTCGTCCCGGTCCTCGCCGGTTACATCGCCTACGGCATGGCCGACCGCCCCGGTCTCGTCCCCGGTTTCGTCGGCGGGGCGATCTCGCTCACCATCAACGCCGGGTTCCTCGGCGGTCTGGCGGCCGGTCTGCTGGCCGGCGGGGTGGTGATGGCGATCCAACGGGCGCCGATACCGGCGGCGTTGCGCGGCATCATGCCGGTGGTGGTGATCCCGCTGGTGTCGTCGGCGGTCGTCGGGTTCCTGATGTTCGTCGTCATCGGCAAGCCCATCGCCTCCGCGCAGAAGGGCATGACCGACTGGCTGAACGGCCTCGGCGGCGCCAACGCCGTGCTGCTCGGCGCGCTGCTCGGCCTGATGATGTGCTTCGACCTCGGCGGTCCGGTCAACAAGGTCGCCTACGCCTTCGCCACGGCCGGGATCGCGGTCGCGGACCCGAGCGACAGCGCCATGAAGATCATGGCGGCGGTGATGGCGGCCGGGATGGTGCCGCCGCTGGCGATGGCCCTGGCCACCACGGTGCGGGGCAGGCTGTTCACCCGCACCGAGCGGGAGAACGGCAAGGCCGCCTGGGTGCTGGGCATCTCGTTCATCTCCGAGGGCGCGATCCCGTTCGCGGCGGCCGACCCGCTGCGGGTCATTCCGTCCTCGATGCTGGGCGGTGCGGTGACGGGGGCGCTGTCGATGGCCTTCGGCGCGACGCTGCGGGCGCCGCACGGCGGCATCTTCGTGGTCCCGCTGATCGGCAACCCGTTCCTGTACCTGGTGGCCATCGCGGCGGGGGTGTGCGTGACGGCGGCGACGGTGATCGTACTGAAGGGCCTACGCAAACGGGACACCCGAACCACGCCCGACACCCCGGCGGCAACCGAAGCCACCGGAACTCGGACGAACAGTCCGATCGCGGCGTGA
- a CDS encoding MarR family winged helix-turn-helix transcriptional regulator, translating to MDTASPRDTRWLSVEEQRVWRAYRHAVTLLDDHLDRQLQRDANMPHVYYGLLVQLGEAPERRLRMTELAMQAKITRSRLSHAVARLEKSGWVRREDCPSDKRGQFAVLTDAGYEVLRRTAPGHVEAVRQAVFDRLTPEQQKSLGEIMTIVAEGLQPKEAGADLPWLR from the coding sequence ATGGACACCGCATCCCCTCGCGACACCCGCTGGCTCAGCGTCGAGGAGCAGCGCGTCTGGCGCGCCTACCGGCACGCCGTCACGCTCCTGGACGACCATCTCGACCGCCAGCTGCAACGGGACGCGAACATGCCGCACGTCTACTACGGGCTGCTCGTCCAGCTCGGCGAGGCACCGGAGCGGCGGCTGCGGATGACGGAGCTGGCGATGCAGGCCAAGATCACGCGCTCCCGGCTCTCGCACGCCGTCGCCCGGCTGGAGAAGAGCGGATGGGTCCGGCGCGAGGACTGCCCCTCCGACAAGCGGGGCCAGTTCGCGGTCCTCACCGACGCCGGGTACGAGGTGCTGCGGCGGACCGCGCCCGGCCATGTGGAGGCCGTCCGCCAGGCCGTCTTCGACCGGCTCACCCCGGAACAGCAGAAGTCCCTCGGCGAGATCATGACGATCGTCGCCGAGGGACTTCAGCCGAAGGAGGCGGGCGCGGACCTGCCCTGGCTCCGCTGA
- the pfkB gene encoding 1-phosphofructokinase, giving the protein MILTVTPNPSLDRTYEVPSLDRGEVVRAVGERVDPGGKGVNVSRAVTAAGRRTVAVLPLGGAPGALVADLLDAQGIEVAPVPVAGATRSNVALAEADGVLTKINAPGPELTPAEQEALLDTVRRHAAGADWIACCGSLPRGLAPSWYADLVARAHAAGVRIALDTSGPALLRALRERPDVVKPNAEELAEAVGRPLATVGDALKAAEELRALGAGTVLASLGADGQLLVEADGAWFGSARVAAVRSNVGAGDSSLAGFLLAGGRGAAALASAVAHGAAAVQLPGSVMPTPADLDPGAVTVTSRIPVDRPLTEPAP; this is encoded by the coding sequence ATGATCCTCACCGTCACCCCCAACCCGTCCCTCGACCGCACCTACGAGGTGCCCTCGCTCGACCGCGGCGAGGTCGTCCGCGCCGTCGGCGAACGCGTCGACCCGGGCGGCAAGGGCGTCAACGTCTCCCGGGCGGTCACCGCGGCCGGCCGGCGCACGGTGGCCGTACTGCCCCTGGGCGGTGCGCCCGGCGCACTCGTCGCCGACCTGCTCGACGCGCAGGGCATCGAGGTCGCGCCCGTCCCCGTCGCCGGGGCCACCCGCTCCAACGTGGCGCTCGCCGAGGCCGACGGCGTCCTGACGAAGATCAACGCGCCGGGCCCGGAGCTGACCCCCGCCGAGCAGGAGGCGCTGCTCGACACCGTGCGGCGGCACGCGGCCGGCGCCGACTGGATCGCCTGCTGCGGCAGCCTCCCGCGCGGCCTCGCCCCCTCCTGGTACGCCGACCTGGTCGCCCGCGCCCACGCGGCCGGCGTCCGGATCGCCCTGGACACCTCCGGGCCCGCGCTCCTCCGGGCGCTGCGCGAGCGGCCGGACGTGGTCAAGCCCAACGCCGAGGAGCTCGCCGAGGCCGTCGGGCGTCCCCTGGCCACGGTCGGCGACGCCCTCAAGGCCGCCGAGGAACTGCGCGCCCTGGGCGCCGGCACGGTCCTGGCCAGCCTCGGCGCCGACGGGCAGTTGCTGGTGGAGGCCGACGGCGCCTGGTTCGGCAGCGCCCGTGTGGCCGCCGTGCGCAGCAACGTCGGCGCCGGCGACTCCTCGCTCGCCGGGTTCCTGCTCGCCGGCGGCCGGGGAGCGGCGGCGCTCGCCTCGGCAGTCGCCCACGGTGCCGCCGCCGTCCAGCTGCCGGGCAGCGTCATGCCGACCCCGGCCGACCTCGACCCCGGCGCGGTGACCGTGACCTCACGGATCCCCGTCGACCGGCCCCTGACGGAGCCGGCGCCATGA
- a CDS encoding dioxygenase family protein: protein MPALYLSHGAPPLADDPVWPGELAAWSAALPRPKAILMVSAHWEDAPLALGSVEPVPLVHDFWGFPEHYYRVRYDAPGAPALADAVRKLLRTPGTPIQDVPDRGLDHGAYVPLVEMYPEADIPVLQISMPTLDPVRLMEIGRRLAPLRDEGVLIVGSGFFTHNLAALRHGGSVPGWSAEFDDWGQRALAAGDVDALLDFTHTSPAGQLAHPRTEHFAPLFVTLGAAHATGDLDTQRSVIEGFWLGLAKRSVQFGG from the coding sequence ATGCCCGCCCTCTACCTCAGCCATGGCGCGCCCCCGCTGGCCGACGACCCCGTCTGGCCCGGCGAACTGGCCGCCTGGTCCGCCGCGCTGCCGCGCCCCAAGGCGATCCTCATGGTCTCCGCCCACTGGGAGGACGCCCCGCTCGCACTCGGCTCGGTGGAGCCCGTTCCTCTCGTCCACGACTTCTGGGGCTTCCCCGAGCACTACTACCGCGTGCGGTACGACGCCCCGGGCGCCCCCGCGCTCGCCGACGCCGTCCGCAAGCTGCTGCGCACGCCCGGGACCCCGATCCAGGACGTGCCGGACCGTGGGCTGGACCACGGGGCGTACGTGCCGCTGGTGGAGATGTACCCGGAGGCGGACATCCCCGTCCTGCAGATCTCCATGCCCACGCTCGACCCCGTCCGGCTGATGGAGATCGGCCGCCGGCTCGCCCCGCTGCGGGACGAGGGCGTGCTGATCGTGGGCTCCGGCTTCTTCACCCACAACCTGGCCGCACTGCGGCACGGTGGTTCGGTGCCGGGATGGTCGGCGGAGTTCGACGACTGGGGGCAGCGGGCGCTGGCCGCGGGCGACGTCGACGCACTGCTCGACTTCACCCACACCTCCCCCGCGGGGCAACTGGCCCACCCCCGCACGGAACACTTCGCCCCCCTCTTCGTCACCCTCGGCGCAGCGCACGCGACCGGCGACCTGGACACGCAGCGATCGGTGATCGAGGGCTTCTGGCTGGGCCTGGCGAAGCGGTCGGTGCAGTTCGGGGGGTAG